One window from the genome of Poecilia reticulata strain Guanapo linkage group LG9, Guppy_female_1.0+MT, whole genome shotgun sequence encodes:
- the LOC103469844 gene encoding nuclear factor 7, brain-like isoform X2, protein MAERALFESFLSCHVCSETFRDPVSLSCNHSFCSSCLKEFWEQTGNKNCPICKRRSSRDDPSIDFSFKELADSFTEKQNGASTEMEKEKKKEKEAVCEKHSEVPYWFCKDEQRAVCPVCEFSLHQSHKVVPIEEAVSELKEQLKSDLKSLQDKKEIYKQMEKTYDEMTGHITDQVSSSERQIRAEFNKLHQFLKEEEESRLAALWEEEEQKKKTIKKKIKKIEEQISSLSDSISAGKEELQKDNLSFLRGYEAALSRARGQRSLPDPQLVSGALIDVAKHLGNLSFRVWEKMKDQVHFSPVILDPNTASRWLSLSDDLTSVRRCETKEKLPDNPERNINYTNVFGSEAFGSGKHSWEVEVGDHPRWNIGLVKESVDRKGETDALPKYGIWCLVHSDGKYTDGEANVVTMKQSLRKIKVQLNYDRGEVSFYDSEDMSHIHTLRDSFTEKLLPYFCVGKTGEVEPTSIKVCKTEINF, encoded by the exons ATCCTGTGTCTCTGAGCTGCAACCACAGCTTCTGTTCAAGCTGCCTGAAGGAATTCTGGGAACAAACTGGAAACAAGAACTGTCCCATCTGTAAAAGAAGATCTTCAAGGGATGATCCATCCATTGATTTCTCCTTCAAAGAACTCGCTGATTCATTTACTGAGAAGCAGAATGGAGCTTCAACTGAgatggaaaaagagaagaagaaagaaaaggaggcaGTGTGTGAGAAACACTCTGAGGTTCCTTATTGGTTCTGTAAAGATGAGCAGAGAgctgtgtgtcctgtctgtgaGTTTTCTCTCCACCAGAGTCACAAAGTGGTTCCTATAGAAGAAGCAGTCAGTGAGCTGAAGGA GCAGCTGAAATCTGACTTAAAGTCTCTGCAGGACAAGAAGGAGATTTacaaacaaatggagaaaacatacgATGAAATGACCGGACACATCACAGATCAGGTGTCGTCTTCAGAGAGACAGATCAGAGCAGAGTTCAACAAGCTCCACCAGTTCctgaaagaggaagaggagtccaGACTGGCAGCactgtgggaggaagaggagcagaagaagaagacgataaaaaagaaaataaagaagattGAGGAGCAGATCTCCTCTCTGTCAGACAGCATCTCTGCTGGTAAAGAAGAGCTGCAGAAAGACAACCTGTCATTCCTGAGGGGTTACGAAGCTGCACTGAGCAgagccagaggtcagaggtcactgcCAGATCCACAACTGGTCTCAGGAGCTCTGATAGATGTGGCCAAACACCTGGGCAATCTGTCCTTCAGAGTCTGGGAGAAGATGAAGGACCAGGTCCACTTCAGTCCCGTCATTCTGGACCCAAACACGGCCAGCCGATGGCTGTCGCTGTCTGATGATCTGACCAGCGTGAGACGCTGCGAAACAAAGGAGAAACTTCCTGACAACCCAGAGAGAAACATTAACTATACCAATGTTTTTGGTTCTGAGGCCTTCGGCTCAGGGAAACACAGCTGGGAAGTGGAAGTTGGAGATCATCCTCGCTGGAACATCGGTTTGGTCAAAGAGTCTGTGGACAGGAAGGGAGAGACCGACGCTTTGCCCAAATATGGAATCTGGTGTTTAGTCCACAGTGATGGAAAATACACAGATGGCGAAGCCAATGTCGTCACAATGAAGCAGAGTCTGAGGAAAATTAAAGTCCAGCTGAACTATGACAGAGGGGAAGTGTCCTTCTACGACTCCGAAGACATGAGTCACATCCACACCCTCAGAGACTCTTTCACTGAGAAACTCCTGCCTTATTTCTGTGTTGGAAAAACTGGAGAAGTGGAACCGACAAGTATCAAAGTCTGTAAAACTGAGATTAATTTTTAA
- the LOC103469843 gene encoding nuclear factor 7, brain-like, which yields MAESAVFQSFLSCPVCAGTLKDPVSLSCSHNFCASCLQKFWQESGSKNCPVCRRRSSKESLSVNYTLKGLADSFAGRQAPEPSPWLQPEQKLIVVCSIHPDDPKYFCKDEQRAVCHMCEFTLHQNHKVVPIDQAINELKVLLRSDLKSLQDKRNWNMQAEKAYSEMAEHLKIQVLTTESQIRAEFSKLHQFLKEEEESRLADLRKEEEQKGTTINRFLSRIQEQISLLTDSIYAIEEDLRKTVLPFLSTYKATQIKARSQRSLPDPQVIPGALIDVAKHLGNLSFRVWEKMKGKALFSPVILDPNTAHPSLYLSDDLTGVKCGETWQQLPDNPERNIKYANVFGSEGYSSGKHSWEVMVGDHPDWIIGLVKESFDRKRETFASAKFGVFVLVHRGGKYSNGAGKAVTVRRNLQRIRIHLDYDGGEVSFYNCEDRSLVCSHRDTFTEKLFPYFCIGKAGEVKTSHVKVCKTSP from the coding sequence ATGGCTGAGTCggctgtttttcaaagttttttgagCTGCCCCGTTTGTGCTGGAACGCTGAAAGATCCCGTGTCTCTGAGCTGTAGCCACAACTTCTGCGCCAGCTGTCTGCAGAAATTCTGGCAAGAATCTGGGAGCAAAAACTGCCCCGTTTGTAGAAGAAGATCCTCAAAAGAAAGCCTCTCTGTGAACTACACTCTGAAGGGACTCGCCGACTCTTTTGCTGGAAGACAAGCGCCTGAACCATCCCCGTGGCTCCAACCAGAGCAGAAGCTAATAGTGGTGTGTAGCATTCATCCAGACGATCCAAAATACTTCTGTAAAGATGAGCAGAGAGCTGTGTGTCACATGTGTGAGTTCACTCTCCACCAAAACCACAAAGTGGTTCCAATAGACCAGGCGATCAACGAGCTGAAGGTGCTGCTCAGGTCTGATTTAAAGTCTCTGCAGGACAAGAGGAACTGGAACATGCAAGCAGAGAAAGCCTACAGCGAAATGGCAGAACACCTAAAAATCCAGGTGTTGACAACTGAGAGTCAGATCAGGGCAGAGTTCAGCAAGCTCCACCAGTTCctgaaagaggaagaggagtccaGACTGGCAGATCTGAggaaggaagaggagcagaagggAACTACTATCAACAGATTTCTCAGCAGGATTCAGGAGCAGATCTCCTTGCTGACAGACAGTATCTACGCGATTGAAGAAGATCTCCGCAAAACTGTCTTGCCGTTCCTCAGCACCTATAAAGCTACTCAGATCAAAGCCAGAAGTCAGAGGTCACTGCCAGATCCACAGGTGATTCCCGGCGCGCTGATAGATGTGGCCAAACACCTGGGCAACCTGTCCTTCAGAGTCTGGGAGAAGATGAAGGGGAAGGCCCTGTTCAGTCCCGTCATCCTGGATCCAAACACCGCTCACCCCAGTCTGTATCTGTCCGATGATCTGACCGGTGTTAAATGTGGAGAAACATGGCAGCAGCTTCCTGACAACCCAGAGAGAAACATCAAGTACGCCAACGTTTTCGGTTCTGAGGGCTACAGCTCAGGGAAGCACAGCTGGGAGGTAATGGTGGGAGATCATCCTGACTGGATTATTGGTTTGGTTAAAGAGTCCTTCGACCGAAAGAGAGAGACATTTGCTTCAGCTAAGTTTGGAGTTTTTGTTCTGGTGCATCGCGGTGGAAAATACTCCAACGGTGCGGGCAAGGCGGTGACAGTCAGGAGGAATCTGCAGAGGATCAGAATCCATCTGGACTACGATGGGGGAGAGGTGTCCTTCTACAACTGTGAGGATCGGAGTCTCGTCTGCAGTCACAGAGACACCTTCACTGAGAAACTCTTCCCGTACTTCTGCATCGGAAAGGCCGGCGAGGTTAAAACATCTCATGTTAAAGTCTGTAAAACGTCTCCCTGA
- the LOC103469845 gene encoding uncharacterized protein LOC103469845, whose protein sequence is MDNSAANKNHIQCPTWLDQNGWSTTSAQELPMNLHTNSQALSLGSTSVQRSVFGHLETSNQSCMNNLSSSTSRNNNLVKAANMNSIFSSNSIFHNPAITTASHGMTFEPQTLYTPSGLETTNQAKITPTPTLSQQNQSPLPCGVQNLPLQTANYKMFQSQLPGLGLSHGFQNQSFGFSSCGPNVNMPQATFGGQNNGNRFSNISNSATSMEQHQWVPSGETGHVDKPPLQENGCPPSTEGNKRRSSILNQRAQLLKQLENLDKLLESMPSDDEEEPSNNDVQSPPAANCSSPSLCDKQSFSDTVPASPGSPAGAEEMDQSCSASEADSDAGSDYVPQSEVSFSNSQPEDDSNSEDCVSPSRQEDDTVKGEENSEDSLSEEENTTSSTKTPEDNEKKYEKVEIGTSGIKNGHSTTRRNYCLFCGRPVTKISRHLTNVHSDRIEVAVAFQYPLNSKERRKIWQKLTNDGNFKHNKDVLKTGEGKLAVRGRTKTSSKATDFVHCIYCHGLYGKKLIHLHLKKCRENVKTEDDSHETPRRVISRCALLTKNCEGISEEFKNLIGAMVYDNVTETVMENQIILQYGEQMLKKYVSHLKQHEYARQNLRHVARLLLEAQKSTPMKSFEDFFTPSNFKLVVSAVKVVGQYDPEKKRYNIPSLALKLGYHLQKICNIVQHNAKSIGDTKMVESCKIFLSMYDKKWTKYVSSLALSNIKDMQKKRANKVPSAQDVKRLYYHLETAHHAAEKKLRENLCSENFAALARAVLARTILFNRRLPGEVSSISLAAFESRIQSDVCDDMDVSVSKMERKLCGLFSRVTIKGNCGRVVPIILKPSFESSMEFLVSVREKCGILSNNPYVFARQQSLTAQRGSSCIQLHVKECGAENPSVLRVMKLRRHFLPLLQLLNLDDEEVKQVLGPNSDIQVLRQINDTMCDDSVMESEGPLRFYQQRTGATGCRMSDALKNSKTQGLNNQAKLGWNEAEVQAVEKHLMSFIKKHKIPHKDDCIQCLDAEPRALMNRSWKGVKNYVRNRITTLQRRTGSSKEPSKSRTAKKKHKPRQSYATSQAPNGEQEAREKPSAGPSSASSHSKSQKRKGSNLLHKPKPKWDEAEVCAVEKHLMRFIKEHKLPQKDDCTRCLEAEPRALENRSWRGIKDYVRNRITALQRQSGSSKTPSKTKSRPRKGTSQSSGNNLTGRLQPPSEEQPPPEHQNAFSSCSFGSSNLFLPQTYATTTSCSMNAPAKTSRTKEKASAGLQKKSKNTWNEAEVQAVEKHLMNFITKQKLPQKDDCVRCLDAEPHALRNRSWKGVKDYVRNRITTLQRQSGSLGSAPKTKKSRQDQPLQSSRRYHQL, encoded by the exons ATGGACAACTCTGCTGCAAATAAGAACCACATACAGTGTCCAACATGGTTGGACCAGAATGGCTGGTCCACTACTTCAGCTCAAGAACTTCCCATGAACCTTCACACTAACTCTCAGGCTCTCAGTCTGGGTTCTACCTCCGTCCAGAGATCGGTGTTCGGCCACCTGGAGACGTCCAATCAGAGCTGTATGAACAATCTGAGCAGCTCAACCTCCAGAAACAACAACCTGGTAAAGGCTGCCAACATGAACAGCATTTTTTCTTCCAACTCAATTTTTCATAATCCCGCCATCACTACTGCATCTCATGGGATGACTTTTGAGCCGCAAACTCTTTACACACCTTCAGGGTTGGAGACAACAAACCAGGCGAAAATAACTCCTACACCGACTCTTTCCCAGCAAAACCAGAGTCCGCTGCCTTGTGGGGTCCAGAATTTACCTCTTCAGACAGCcaattacaaaatgtttcaatctCAGTTGCCTGGTCTTGGCTTATCACACGGTTTTCAAAATCAGTCTTTTGGTTTTTCCTCATGTGGGCCGAATGTTAACATGCCTCAGGCAACATTTGGAGGACAAAATAATGGGAATAGATTCTCAAACATCTCTAATTCAGCAACTTCCATGGAGCAGCATCAGTGGGTACCTTCAGGTGAAACTGGTCATGTCGACAAACCGCCACTGCAGGAGAACGGTTGTCCGCCTTCG aCTGAAGGCAACAAAAGACGTTCCTCAATTTTAAATCAGCGTGCACAACTGCTCAAACAGCTGGAAAACCTTGATAAACTT CTGGAGTCAATGCCTTCAGATGACGAAGAGGAACCTTCAAACAATGATGTTCAG tctcCACCTGCAGCAAATTGTTCCTCACCTTCACTCTGTGACAAACAGAGTTTCTCTGACACGGTGCCGGCATCTCCAGGGTCACCAGCTGGAGCCGAG GAAATGGACCAAAGTTGCAGCGCGTCGGAAGCGGACTCTGATGCTGGCTCTGATTATGTGCCTCAAAGTGAAGTCAGTTTTTCAAATTCCCAGCCTGAGGACGATTCCAACTCTGAGGATTGTGTCAGTCCCAGCCGTCAGGAGGATGACACAGTGAAAGGGGAGGAAAATTCAGAAGATTCTTTGTCTGAGGAAGAAAATACCACTTCTTCAACAAAGACACCTGAAGATAACGAGAAGAAGTATGAAAAGGTGGAAATAGGAACTTCCGGAATAAAGAACGGACACTCTACCACCAGGAGAAATTACTGTCTGTTTTGTGGAAGACCGGTGACCAAAATATCGAGGCATCTTACGAACGTCCACAGCGACAGGATCGAGGTTGCCGTTGCATTTCAGTATCCTCTAAACTCAAAGGAAAGGCGAAAGATATGGCAAAAACTAACAAACGACGGAAACTTTAAACAtaacaaagatgttttaaagacaGGGGAGGGAAAACTTGCCGTACGAGGTAGAACTAAAACTTCTTCCAAAGCAACAGACTTTGTTCACTGCATTTATTGTCATGGACTCTATGGAAAAAAACTCATCCACCTCCATTTGAAAAAGTGCAGGGAAAATGTTAAGACGGAAGACGACTCTCACGAGACACCAAGGCGAGTCATATCACGCTGTGCGCTTTTGACCAAAAATTGTGAAGGTATAAGTGAGGAGTTTAAGAACCTCATTGGCGCAATGGTGTATGACAACGTGACTGAAACTGTCATGGAAAACCAGATTATTTTGCAGTACGGAGAGCAAATGTTAAAGAAATATGTCAGTCATCTAAAACAGCATGAATACGCAAGACAAAACCTTCGACATGTTGCAAGACTTCTGCTCGAGGCTCAAAAGTCGACCCCAATGAAGAGTTTTGAGGATTTCTTTACGCCCTCCAACTTTAAACTTGTGGTGTCTGCTGTGAAGGTGGTGGGGCAATACGACCCTGAAAAAAAACGGTACAACATACCGTCACTTGCCCTCAAACTTGGTTACCATCTTCAGAAAATCTGCAACATCGTACAGCACAATGCCAAGAGCATTGGCGACACCAAAATGGTAGAGTCATGCAAAATATTCCTCTCCATGTATGACAAAAAATGGACCAAGTACGTGTCTTCATTGGCGTTATCAAATATTAAAGACATGCagaagaaaagagcaaacaaaGTGCCATCTGCTCAAGATGTGAAACGTCTTTATTACCACCTGGAAACGGCTCATCACGCTGCAGAGAAGAAGCTCCGCGAGAACCTTTGTTCAGAAAACTTTGCAGCTCTGGCCAGGGCGGTTCTGGCTCGGACGATTCTTTTCAACAGGAGACTTCCCGGAGAGGTTTCGTCGATTTCACTGGCGGCTTTCGAGTCACGGATACAATCAGACGTCTGTGACGACATGGACGTGTCCGTCtcaaagatggaaagaaaactgTGTGGTTTGTTCAGTAGAGTTACCATCAAAGGGAACTGTGGGAGAGTTGTCCCCATCATCCTCAAGCCTTCTTTTGAGTCGTCTATGGAGTTTTTGGTCAGCGTTCGGGAAAAATGTGGGATTCTGAGCAACAACCCATACGTGTTTGCCCGGCAGCAGTCGCTGACTGCTCAGAGAGGGTCATCTTGCATTCAGTTGCATGTCAAAGAATGTGGAGCAGAAAACCCCTCTGTCCTGAGGGTGATGAAACTCCGCAGGCATTTTTTACCGTTGCTTCAACTCCTTAATCTGGACGACGAGGAGGTCAAGCAGGTTTTGGGTCCCAATAGTGACATCCAAGTTCTGCGGCAAATCAACGACACAATGTGTGACGACTCTGTCATGGAGTCTGAAG GACCACTGCGGTTTTACCAACAGCGCACAGGAGCGACTGGCTGCAGAATGTCTGATGCATTAAAAAACTCAAAGACTCAAG GATTGAACAACCAGGCCAAACTTGGATGGAACGAAGCAGAAGTTCAGGCCGTAGAGAAACACTTGATGAGTTTCATCAAGAAGCACAAAATACCTCACAAAGACGACTGTATTCAGTGCCTCGATGCCGAGCCGCGCGCGCTGATGAATCGTTCGTGGAAAGGTGTGAAGAACTATGTGAGAAACCGGATCACAACTCTGCAAAGACGAACCGGATCTTCCAAAGAACCATCAAAGAGCAGAACCGCTAAAAAGAAGCATAAGCCACGGCAGAGTTATG CAACATCACAGGCTCCAAATGGAGAACAGGAGGCCAGAGAAAAACCCAGTGCAGGTCCCAGTTCAGCATCGAGTCACTCAAAGTCCCAGAAAAGAAAAG GCTCAAACTTGCTCCACAAACCAAAGCCTAAATGGGACGAAGCTGAGGTTTGTGCCGTAGAAAAACATCTGATGCGTTTTATTAAAGAGCACAAGCTTCCCCAGAAGGACGACTGCACCCGGTGCCTGGAAGCCGAGCCGCGTGCGCTGGAGAACCGCTCCTGGAGAGGCATAAAAGATTACGTCAGGAACAGGATCACAGCTCTGCAGAGACAGAGCGGATCTTCCAAAACACCGTCAAAAACCAAGAGCCGGCCCAGGAAGGGGACATCACAGAGCTCTGGGAACAACTTAACGG gGAGATTACAACCTCCAAGTGAAGAACAACCTCCACCAGAGCATCAGAATGCGTTCTCCAGTTGCAGCTTTGGTTCATCAAATCTTTTTCTACCACAAACTTACGCCACCACAACAAGCTGCAGCATGAATGCTCCTGCTAAGACcagcagaacaaaagaaaaag ccTCTGCAGGTCTGCAAAAGAAATCCAAAAATACGTGGAACGAAGCAGAAGTCCAAGCCGTAGAAAAGCACCTGATGAACTTCATCACGAAGCAAAAGCTTCCTCAGAAAGACGACTGCGTTCGGTGCCTCGACGCCGAGCCTCACGCTCTAAGGAACCGCTCTTGGAAAGGCGTGAAGGACTACGTTAGGAACAGAATCACTACTTTGCAGCGACAGAGTGGCTCCTTAGGGTCTGctccaaaaaccaaaaaatccAGGCAGGACCAGCCTCTGCAGAGTTCTAGACGGTACCACCAGTTGTAG
- the LOC103469844 gene encoding nuclear factor 7, brain-like isoform X1, with protein MAEKTAVLESLLSCHVCSETFRDPVSLSCNHSFCSSCLKEFWEQTGNKNCPICKRRSSRDDPSIDFSFKELADSFTEKQNGASTEMEKEKKKEKEAVCEKHSEVPYWFCKDEQRAVCPVCEFSLHQSHKVVPIEEAVSELKEQLKSDLKSLQDKKEIYKQMEKTYDEMTGHITDQVSSSERQIRAEFNKLHQFLKEEEESRLAALWEEEEQKKKTIKKKIKKIEEQISSLSDSISAGKEELQKDNLSFLRGYEAALSRARGQRSLPDPQLVSGALIDVAKHLGNLSFRVWEKMKDQVHFSPVILDPNTASRWLSLSDDLTSVRRCETKEKLPDNPERNINYTNVFGSEAFGSGKHSWEVEVGDHPRWNIGLVKESVDRKGETDALPKYGIWCLVHSDGKYTDGEANVVTMKQSLRKIKVQLNYDRGEVSFYDSEDMSHIHTLRDSFTEKLLPYFCVGKTGEVEPTSIKVCKTEINF; from the exons atggcagaaaaaactGCAGTACTTGAAAGTTTGCTGAGCTGCCATGTTTGTTCAGAGACTTTCAGAGATCCTGTGTCTCTGAGCTGCAACCACAGCTTCTGTTCAAGCTGCCTGAAGGAATTCTGGGAACAAACTGGAAACAAGAACTGTCCCATCTGTAAAAGAAGATCTTCAAGGGATGATCCATCCATTGATTTCTCCTTCAAAGAACTCGCTGATTCATTTACTGAGAAGCAGAATGGAGCTTCAACTGAgatggaaaaagagaagaagaaagaaaaggaggcaGTGTGTGAGAAACACTCTGAGGTTCCTTATTGGTTCTGTAAAGATGAGCAGAGAgctgtgtgtcctgtctgtgaGTTTTCTCTCCACCAGAGTCACAAAGTGGTTCCTATAGAAGAAGCAGTCAGTGAGCTGAAGGA GCAGCTGAAATCTGACTTAAAGTCTCTGCAGGACAAGAAGGAGATTTacaaacaaatggagaaaacatacgATGAAATGACCGGACACATCACAGATCAGGTGTCGTCTTCAGAGAGACAGATCAGAGCAGAGTTCAACAAGCTCCACCAGTTCctgaaagaggaagaggagtccaGACTGGCAGCactgtgggaggaagaggagcagaagaagaagacgataaaaaagaaaataaagaagattGAGGAGCAGATCTCCTCTCTGTCAGACAGCATCTCTGCTGGTAAAGAAGAGCTGCAGAAAGACAACCTGTCATTCCTGAGGGGTTACGAAGCTGCACTGAGCAgagccagaggtcagaggtcactgcCAGATCCACAACTGGTCTCAGGAGCTCTGATAGATGTGGCCAAACACCTGGGCAATCTGTCCTTCAGAGTCTGGGAGAAGATGAAGGACCAGGTCCACTTCAGTCCCGTCATTCTGGACCCAAACACGGCCAGCCGATGGCTGTCGCTGTCTGATGATCTGACCAGCGTGAGACGCTGCGAAACAAAGGAGAAACTTCCTGACAACCCAGAGAGAAACATTAACTATACCAATGTTTTTGGTTCTGAGGCCTTCGGCTCAGGGAAACACAGCTGGGAAGTGGAAGTTGGAGATCATCCTCGCTGGAACATCGGTTTGGTCAAAGAGTCTGTGGACAGGAAGGGAGAGACCGACGCTTTGCCCAAATATGGAATCTGGTGTTTAGTCCACAGTGATGGAAAATACACAGATGGCGAAGCCAATGTCGTCACAATGAAGCAGAGTCTGAGGAAAATTAAAGTCCAGCTGAACTATGACAGAGGGGAAGTGTCCTTCTACGACTCCGAAGACATGAGTCACATCCACACCCTCAGAGACTCTTTCACTGAGAAACTCCTGCCTTATTTCTGTGTTGGAAAAACTGGAGAAGTGGAACCGACAAGTATCAAAGTCTGTAAAACTGAGATTAATTTTTAA